The proteins below are encoded in one region of Rhizobium sp. 9140:
- the nuoI gene encoding NADH-quinone oxidoreductase subunit NuoI, with amino-acid sequence MAAISQAVRSLFLKEFVGAFFLSMRYFFAPKATLNYPFEKGPISPRFRGEHALRRYPNGEERCIACKLCEAICPAQAITIEAGPRRNDGTRRTVRYDIDMVKCIYCGFCQEACPVDAIVEGPNFEFATETREELYYDKDRLLSNGDRWEREIARNIGMDSPYR; translated from the coding sequence ATGGCCGCCATTTCGCAAGCCGTCAGATCGCTGTTCCTCAAGGAGTTCGTTGGCGCGTTCTTCCTGTCGATGCGCTATTTCTTCGCACCGAAGGCGACGCTGAACTACCCGTTCGAAAAGGGTCCCATCAGCCCGCGTTTCCGCGGGGAGCATGCTCTGCGTCGCTACCCCAACGGGGAAGAGCGTTGCATCGCCTGCAAGCTGTGCGAGGCGATCTGTCCCGCCCAGGCCATCACCATCGAGGCCGGCCCGCGCCGCAATGACGGCACCCGCCGCACGGTGCGTTACGACATCGACATGGTGAAGTGCATCTATTGCGGCTTCTGCCAGGAAGCCTGCCCGGTCGACGCCATCGTCGAAGGGCCGAACTTCGAATTCGCCACCGAGACGCGCGAAGAGTTGTACTACGACAAGGACCGCCTTCTTTCGAACGGCGACCGTTGGGAGCGCGAAATCGCCCGCAACATCGGCATGGACTCGCCGTACCGCTGA
- a CDS encoding NADH-quinone oxidoreductase subunit J, with product MGLQTLFFYLFAFIAVASAFMVISARNPVYSVLFLILCFFNSAGLFLLTGAEFLAMILLVVYIGAVAVLFLFVVMMLDIDFNQLRSGVLDYAPVGALVGLILAAELIIVVAGSTFSPEIAKTVSMPIPAVTDRTNTAALGDVIYTHYIYYFQIAGLVLFVAMIGAIVLTLRHRPNIKRQNISEQVARVPATAVEVVKVKPGQGL from the coding sequence ATGGGTCTGCAGACTCTATTCTTCTATCTCTTCGCCTTCATCGCCGTCGCATCGGCGTTCATGGTGATTTCGGCCAGGAACCCCGTCTATTCGGTCCTGTTCCTCATCCTGTGCTTCTTCAACTCGGCAGGTCTGTTCCTGCTGACAGGGGCCGAGTTCCTCGCGATGATCCTGCTCGTCGTCTACATCGGCGCCGTCGCGGTCCTCTTCCTCTTCGTCGTGATGATGCTCGACATCGACTTCAATCAACTGCGTTCGGGCGTGCTCGATTATGCTCCGGTGGGCGCGCTCGTCGGTCTGATCCTTGCGGCCGAGCTGATCATCGTCGTTGCGGGCAGCACCTTCTCGCCGGAGATCGCCAAGACCGTGTCAATGCCGATCCCGGCCGTGACCGACCGTACCAATACCGCCGCCCTCGGCGACGTCATCTATACCCACTACATCTACTACTTCCAGATTGCCGGTCTCGTGCTGTTCGTCGCCATGATCGGCGCGATCGTGCTCACGCTGCGCCATCGCCCGAACATCAAGCGCCAGAACATTTCCGAACAGGTCGCCCGCGTGCCCGCCACCGCCGTCGAGGTGGTGAAGGTCAAGCCGGGGCAGGGGCTCTGA
- the nuoK gene encoding NADH-quinone oxidoreductase subunit NuoK, translated as MEIGISHYLTVSAILFTLGVFGIFLNRKNIIVILMSVELILLAVNINMVAFSSFLNDITGQVFALFILTVAAAEAAIGLAILVVFYRNRGSIAVEDVNMMKG; from the coding sequence ATGGAAATCGGTATTTCCCACTATCTGACCGTCAGCGCCATCCTGTTCACGCTGGGCGTCTTCGGCATCTTCCTCAACCGCAAGAACATCATCGTCATCCTGATGTCGGTGGAGCTCATCCTGCTCGCCGTCAACATCAACATGGTCGCCTTCTCGTCGTTCCTCAACGATATTACCGGCCAGGTGTTCGCGCTGTTCATTCTGACGGTTGCCGCGGCGGAAGCTGCCATCGGACTTGCAATTCTCGTCGTCTTCTATCGTAACCGCGGTTCCATCGCGGTCGAAGACGTCAACATGATGAAGGGCTGA
- the nuoL gene encoding NADH-quinone oxidoreductase subunit L produces the protein MDTIIKAVVFLPLIGFLIAGLFGTKIGAKASEYVTTGLMAIVAVLSWVVFFHVGLGETEMIKVFVMRWIQTGSFDAEWAFRVDTLTAVMFMVVNTVSFLVHLYSIGYMHHDPHRPRFFAYLSLFTFAMLMLVTSDNLLQMFFGWEGVGLASYLLIGFWYKKPSASAAAMKAFIVNRVGDFGFALGIFGVFVLFGSISFETIFATAATYLPAEGAANAAEPVITLFGMHLDRADAVTGVALLLFMGAMGKSAQFLLHTWLPDAMEGPTPVSALIHAATMVTAGVFLVARMSPVFELSPTALTVVTLIGAITAFFAATVGLVQNDIKRVIAYSTCSQLGYMFVALGVGAYGAAVFHLFTHAFFKALLFLCAGSVIHAVDGEQDMRHMGGLRPHIKITFAMMLIGTLAITGVGIPFTPVGFAGFFSKDVIIEATYASHSPLSGFAFTLLVIAALFTSFYSWRLMFMTFFGKPRASHEVMHHVHESPMVMLLPLFVLGFGAVVAGVLGEGYFYGHEYAEFWQGALFTSPENELLEEFHHVPALVALSPFIAMVLGFVTAWYFYIKSPETPKALARQHRSLYQFLLNKWYFDELYDVLFVRPAKRLGTFLWKEGDGRVIDGFGPNGVAARVMDVTRGVVRLQTGYLYHYAFVMLIGIAALVTWMMLGSSF, from the coding sequence ATGGATACCATCATCAAAGCGGTCGTCTTCCTGCCGCTCATCGGCTTCCTGATCGCGGGGCTCTTCGGAACGAAGATCGGCGCCAAGGCTTCGGAGTACGTGACCACCGGCCTCATGGCCATCGTTGCCGTCCTTTCCTGGGTCGTCTTCTTCCACGTCGGTCTTGGCGAAACGGAGATGATCAAAGTCTTCGTCATGCGCTGGATCCAGACCGGCAGCTTTGATGCGGAATGGGCGTTCCGCGTCGACACGCTGACGGCGGTCATGTTCATGGTCGTCAACACGGTGTCGTTCCTCGTGCACCTGTACTCGATCGGCTACATGCACCACGATCCGCACCGCCCGCGGTTCTTCGCCTACCTCTCGCTCTTCACCTTCGCCATGCTGATGCTGGTGACGTCCGACAATCTGCTGCAAATGTTCTTCGGCTGGGAAGGCGTGGGTCTCGCGTCCTACCTGCTGATCGGCTTCTGGTACAAGAAGCCATCGGCAAGTGCTGCGGCCATGAAGGCGTTCATCGTCAACCGCGTCGGCGACTTCGGCTTCGCGCTCGGCATCTTCGGCGTCTTCGTTCTCTTCGGCTCGATCTCGTTCGAAACGATCTTCGCAACGGCCGCGACCTACCTGCCGGCCGAAGGTGCGGCCAACGCCGCCGAGCCGGTCATCACCCTGTTCGGCATGCATCTCGATCGCGCCGATGCCGTCACCGGCGTTGCACTATTGCTCTTCATGGGCGCCATGGGTAAATCAGCACAGTTTCTGCTGCACACATGGCTACCGGACGCCATGGAAGGCCCGACCCCGGTCTCCGCGCTCATTCATGCCGCGACCATGGTCACCGCCGGCGTTTTCCTCGTCGCCCGCATGTCGCCAGTGTTCGAACTGTCGCCGACCGCCCTGACGGTCGTGACACTGATCGGTGCGATCACCGCCTTCTTCGCAGCCACCGTCGGTCTGGTGCAGAACGACATCAAGCGCGTCATCGCCTATTCGACCTGTTCGCAACTGGGCTACATGTTCGTCGCACTCGGCGTCGGTGCCTATGGCGCGGCCGTGTTCCACCTCTTCACGCATGCTTTCTTCAAGGCGCTTTTGTTCCTGTGCGCCGGCTCGGTTATTCATGCCGTCGATGGTGAGCAGGACATGCGTCACATGGGCGGCCTCCGCCCGCACATCAAAATCACGTTTGCGATGATGCTGATCGGAACCCTCGCCATCACTGGCGTCGGCATTCCCTTCACACCGGTCGGCTTTGCCGGCTTCTTCTCCAAGGACGTGATCATCGAGGCGACCTACGCATCGCACTCGCCGCTGTCGGGCTTCGCCTTCACGCTGCTGGTCATCGCCGCGCTGTTCACGAGCTTCTATTCCTGGCGCCTGATGTTCATGACCTTCTTCGGCAAGCCGCGCGCTAGCCACGAGGTCATGCATCATGTGCATGAATCGCCGATGGTCATGCTGCTGCCGCTGTTCGTGCTCGGCTTCGGCGCCGTCGTCGCGGGTGTCCTCGGCGAAGGCTATTTCTACGGCCACGAATATGCTGAGTTCTGGCAGGGTGCGTTGTTTACCTCGCCTGAGAACGAACTGCTGGAGGAATTCCACCATGTTCCGGCTCTGGTTGCTCTCAGCCCGTTCATCGCCATGGTGCTCGGGTTCGTCACGGCCTGGTACTTCTACATCAAGTCGCCGGAAACGCCGAAGGCGCTGGCGCGCCAGCATCGCAGCCTCTATCAGTTCCTCTTGAACAAGTGGTACTTCGACGAGCTGTACGACGTCCTGTTCGTGCGCCCCGCCAAGCGCCTCGGCACCTTCCTGTGGAAGGAAGGTGACGGTCGGGTCATCGACGGCTTCGGTCCGAACGGCGTTGCCGCCCGGGTCATGGACGTCACGCGCGGTGTCGTGCGTCTGCAGACCGGTTACCTCTATCACTATGCGTTCGTGATGCTGATCGGCATTGCCGCACTCGTTACCTGGATGATGCTCGGGAGCTCCTTCTGA